One Spea bombifrons isolate aSpeBom1 chromosome 1, aSpeBom1.2.pri, whole genome shotgun sequence DNA window includes the following coding sequences:
- the LOC128466330 gene encoding vomeronasal type-2 receptor 26-like, whose amino-acid sequence MRRYLSVSDSSKVLCWALFLSVTFCGSGALNAPAACRLKTIPCYEDYEYFQDGDVVLGGVFTVNCFMKYFVKDGIIRYVQCMLPQSLHYKNILTFMNTIQDLNEMGFLPNITLGYHLYDSCSDGIKAVKSILQILSGPGPIVPNYCCGKKANVAGIIGDHYSITTIPMAQILGMYRYTQISYGTTSFRLSDKNDYPTIFRALQNDHINYSTLSKLLSYFGWTWVGIIASNDDSGDEETQALTEYMAINGICPAYLIKTSRIVTATDHIIGKRNQNIIRKSRAKVIVLCGSYSIHVVNALVRLQEVLKDKTIIIGPTWALNTFFLNKMPVIFNGSLALDIYAKFVTWYRIMNWKAFRNYTWMLDEIGYFDPSDQKLFLDKKIIHWKNPNNQMPESQCSDNCLPGNRKLHNSSIYTCCYGCVPCSEGEISNITGSEKCLRCPDNEWPAQWKNQCIPKLHDFLSYSSDGISMTLISLSILFSLITALILGIYVSYRATAIVKANNRNLSFLLLVSIILSFLCVFLFLGRPEDVTCMLRQTAFGVIFSVAVSSLLAKTIMVCIAFKATKPGSYWRKWIGVKVSNSIVLFCSSIQIIISIGWLALAPPFQELDMRSYQGKIIIQCNEGSVIAFYCVLGYLGLLAAVSFIIAFLARTLPDSFNEAKYITFSMLVFCSVWIAMIPAYLSTKGKYMVAVEIFAILASSAGLLGCIFFPKCYIILCRPELNTKTHLFQNR is encoded by the exons ATGCGGCGATATTTATCTGTATCAGACTCCTCTAAAGTGCTGTGTTGGGCGTTATTCCTGAGCGTCACGTTCTGTGGATCTGGGGCTCTGAACGCACCGGCTGCCTGCCGTCTGAAGACCATACCGTGCTACGAGGACTACGAATACTTTCAGGACGGGGACGTCGTTCTCGGAGGAGTGTTCACTGTGAACTgctttatgaaatattttgtgaAGGATGGAATAATCCGATACGTCCAATGCATGCT TCCTCAGAGTCTCCATTACAAAAATATCCTGACCTTCATGAACACCATTCAGGACCTGAACGAGATGGGCTTTTTACCTAATATCACGCTGGGGTATCACCTGTACGACTCCTGTTCAGATGGGATAAAGGCTGTCAAAAGCATCCTACAGATTTTATCCGGACCAGGACCCATCGTCCCGAATTACTGCTGCGGGAAAAAGGCCAACGTGGCCGGGATTATAGGCGATCACTATTCAATCACCACAATACCCATGGCCCAGATCCTGGGGATGTACAGGTACACGCAA atcAGCTATGGTACAACTAGTTTTCGACTTTCTGATAAAAATGATTACCCCACCATTTTCCGGGCTCTCCAGAACGATCATATAAACTACTCTACTTTATCCAAGCTGCTGAGTTACTTTGGTTGGACTTGGGTTGGTATAATCGCATCCAATGATGACAGTGGAGACGAGGAAACTCAGGCGTTGACTGAGTACATGGCCATCAACGGCATCTGTCCCGCCTATTTAATCAAAACTAGCCGCATTGTAACTGCTACCGATCATATCATTGGAAAAAGGAATCAAAACATTATAAGGAAATCCCGTGCTAAGGTCATTGTTCTCTGTGGATCATATTCCATACATGTTGTAAATGCTTTAGTCAGACTACAAGAAGTTCTTAAAGACAAGACGATAATCATCGGCCCCACGTGGGCCCTAAACACGTTTTTCCTCAATAAGATGCCCGTTATATTCAATGGCAGTTTAGCACTTGACATTTATGCAA AATTTGTCACATGGTACCGGATTATGAACTGGAAAGCCTTCAGAAATTATACATGGATGTTAGATGAAATTGGTTATTTTGACCCAAGTGACCAAAAGCTCTttctagataaaaaaataatccattGGAAGAATCCCAATAACCAG atgcCAGAGTCTCAGTGTTCGGATAACTGTTTGCCCGGAAACAGAAAATTACACAATTCTTCCATCTACACCTGCTGTTACGGCTGCGTTCCGTGTTCAGAGGGAGAAATCTCCAACATAACTGGTAG TGAAAAATGCTTAAGATGCCCAGACAATGAATGGCCTGCTCAATGGAAAAATCAATGTATTCCCAAGCTTCATGATTTTTTATCTTACAGCAGTGATGGGATCTCTATGACGCTGATATCTCTCTCCATTCTTTTTTCCCTTATTACTGCTCTTATCTTGGGAATATATGTTTCATACAGAGCTACTGCTATTGTcaaagcaaataacaggaacCTCAGCTTCCTCCTCCTGGTCTCCATCATCTTGagcttcctctgtgtgtttctgttcctcGGTCGTCCTGAGGATGTAACCTGCATGCTGCGACAAACTGCTTTTGGAGTCATCTTCTCAGTAGCTGTGTCTTCTCTGTTGGCCAAAACCATCATGGTTTGCATCGCTTTCAAAGCCACCAAACCTGGGAGTTACTGGAGAAAATGGATTGGAGTAAAAGTATCCAATTCTATAGTCTTGTTCTGCTCATCTATTCAAATTATAATAAGTATTGGTTGGTTGGCCCTTGCCCCTCCTTTCCAAGAGCTGGACATGCGCTCTTATCAGGGAAAGATTATCATTCAGTGTAATGAGGGCTCGGTCATCGCCTTCTACTGTGTCCTGGGTTATTTGGGGCTTCTGGCAGctgttagttttattatagcttttttagccaggacattaccagacagttttaatgaggccaagtacatcaccttcagcatgctggtgttctgcagcgTTTGGATTGCGATGATCCCGGCCTACCTGAGCACCAAAGGAAAATATATGGTGGCCGTAGAGATTTTTGCCATATTAGCTTCAAGTGCTGGACTCTtaggatgtatttttttccccaaatgttatattattttatgccGGCCTGAactaaatacaaaaacacatttgtttcaAAACAGGTGA